The window AAACAATAGACGCGGAGACTATGtttctttagaaaattgttAACAATAGGTTTAACCGGCCTGCTATGCATCTAAATACAGTAGCACGGACGTGATTTCACGATCATTTTCATCTAATGCATCACCTTCTAATGCGCTCTAATCGATGACGCGATGCGTTGATTCGTTATTGCGGGCCCTCAGACGCACTAAGGTTCGATGCGGCGCGATGTCGCTGAGATACTGCGATGATATGTCTGTCTTTGTTGCTTTTAATcgagaaaacaaagaaagacaCACGATCGCAACGATATCGCGTGAGCAAAAGTCGCTCGTCTGCATTTAGGCTAACATTTAACGTTGCGTAACCAATGCGTAATCAATGCGTAACGTATGTTTTCTCGCCAACTATCCAATTTTGCTTTTCATCGGCCGAAGAGTTTTGTTTCGTTTCCTACGTTCTATGCtgttctaaaataaataaatttcatttaatcgaGTTTCACGAGGAAAGCTATCCGTACGAATTCGGCCGTAGAATTTGCGCATGCGACCTTGTTCGGTGATAAGATTTAACCCGAATAAAAACGTTGAACAGAATTCGACTTGCTTGGATTCGGTAGAGAGTGTACAAGTCGAGAAtatagaaaaatgaatttttaccaTTCAGTGGCTTGGAAAGTCGTCCAGTCAGAAAGTTACTCGAAAGGTTGAGTCGGGCGTAACGTCAGAAACTACCGGTAAATGACATTTCCGATACACCCTTTCCTCGTTCTGGTCGTTAGTCGAGGAAAATATCTCAGATATAAGACGATACGTAATGCACAGGTAAATCTAGTTGTGTCTGACCAGAAATAAGAACGACAAATTTCTCACCTACGTGACCGGTTTATGTACCAAGAACTTTGGCCATGCTTGCTTCGTTCCTAACGTCCACCACGTGTCTCGTTCTTCTCGTTTTTCTCCTAAAGTTtgtaattttacgaaataccTCAAGGCAGGGACGCGTCAAAGACTCGAAGAACGTTTACCCGTTCGAGTACCAGCATTCGATTAGCGAGCAATAAACTCTTAGAGATAGGTATACGTATACTTTctacttttaattaattccgTTGTTTCTCTATGTTTTCTATCTTGTCGTCTCTTGTTCATAACGCTCGCATTTAACATTCTAAATATCTCTTCAACCTTATTTATCCTTTTGCTTCGCTTATGGACCGTAAAAATAAAACTCACCGCTTATAAATTTATACCTACTTTCGTGTAACGGATGGTAATTGTTGTTTCTTCCGCTAATCCGTAAGCCAGAGTCGACGAGAATTCGCCGCGAAAAGAAATCGTTATAACTCGCTTGCAAGACATTAGAAACGTTGCATCTCGTGAGCTGTGACGCGTGGTTACCGCTATATTCTACGTGCTCCTTATCCTTCTCCACGATCGTTCAAGCGTAGAACGAGCTCTGGTTGCGAGCTTTTAGTttcgaaagtaagaaaaaaagagaaaaattaatatcGGTTTCTGGTTGCAGGGTGGACAAGGTGGATTCGAAGATGTTCGAAGGTACGTGAAACAGGGCGGAGATTTCTGCAAGGAATTGGCATCGATCCTACACGAAAGGTGAGTTCCTTCTTTGTTAATCGAATCGCTTCTTCTCAACACGCAGCACGCGTGTATCTCCGCATTCGTAATACatttcctatttattatatatatatatatgcgatACGTGTATATTCGCCTTGAATCGTAAACGTTTTGTTTCTTGTCTTCTCTTATTTCAGAGCGGAACTAGAAGCGACTTATGCCAAAGGACTCAGCAAACTGAGCAACAAACTGACTAAGGCGTGCGCAAAGGATCAAGGTACTCTCTTCGTCGTTTGAACATTTAACGATTGATTTAGCAACGTGATATAAAGTAAAGAAAGTCGAGGTAGTAAGTACCAGTTTTAAATACAATCGATGGCTTTTGAAACGCAGGTGGCAACGGGAGCGGAGGTGTGAACGAAGCGTGGAGATGCGTCGGCGAGGAGATGGAGGCTGCCGCAGAAGCTCATAGGATCTGGGGAATCACGCTTAGCGAACAACTCGCCAAACCGATCAGAGTGCGTCGAATTTCGTaaaaattcctttttcttcgtccCTTCGAACCATTCCTTGAAATATCATCGTGCATTATCGATAGTCGTTATCGCCGTTAGTGGATTGTCATTCGCAGCAATTAAACGAGGTTCTTCCTTTGCATCGAATTTTTCATACGTAGAGAAAACGCACGCGTACACACATTCGACGAACAGAGACACGACTGATGTGTTATTTCGTTTCGATTCTTTTCTCCTCTCGTTGCGCCACTGAAAACGCGACAGACACGGGCGTGAACCGTTAAACGTTTGTCGGATGATCGTTGAAGCAAGCGATGATAGGCGTTAAGGAGGCGTTTGCGTATCCGCAGGTAGGAGTAGCAGAGGCTCAAGGACGTTCGAGGAAATCTATCGAGAATTCCGTGGATAAGGCCGGGAAGTCTCTTCACGAGTGGCGTAACATTgcgataaaaagtaaaaagcaAAGTTTCGCTTGTGCACGGGAAAACGAGAGGTTGCAAGACCTCGCGAGGCTGCAATCGATCAGTCAGAGTCAGCAGAGCAATAACAAATCGTCGACCCATCATATGACGGAGAAGGAGGTCAGTAAGCTCGAAGCGAGGAGGAGAAAGGCCGAGGACTCGTCTCGTAGGGCGGACACGGAGTTTTACACGGTGAGCGTGAGAGCTGAGAGAGCTAGGCTCGAGTACGAAAGCACCATGAGGAAAGGAGCCAAACAAATGGAACTTCTCGAAGAGGAACGATTGAGCGCTCTTAAAGATCTCGCGAACGTTTATTTAGCCCATCTGCAAGCCCTAGCTCCCCGTCTGCAACAGGTACGTAGCAATCTACGAATGCAAAGTCATCGTTATCGTCCGTCATCTTTTCCTTATAGAGTGCAGACCGTTTGGCAGCTCCTATACGTAACTGTAACGTGTCCCAAGACATCGAAATCTTGAAGAATCTTATACGCAGAGTAGAGAGCAACGACGGGTGTAACGCCGAACAATTGCTCCCAGACTTTTATGCCGAACACGTTACTCTAGCGATGAACAGAGAACGTCGGAAACAAGCGCTGGTAAGAGTCCTTCATCTGATCAGACAGGACTTAGAGCGCGAGAGGCGCGGCAGGGAAGGTTTGGAAACTCTTCACCGAGCTTTCATTGCAACACCGGCATTCGCGGCGGATGAGAGCACGCAAAACGTAACGGAAAAACTACACCATGTACGATTACTCTTATGCTCTTTCTTTTATCATTCGCTATGTCGTGTACCATCTTCTAAAACCGTTGAACTCTTACCTTTTTTCAGATGCGTTCTATGTTATTGTATTTGGAAGCAGCGAGGTATAAAGTTGGAGGAACATTGGCCGAAGTAGAAGGCAGTAAACGAGACAAACATCCGTTGGCCGAACATATTTTAGTTTCAAGGGATAAACAGGGTTTGCAGCAAAGTGTCCTTAAGGTAAGCTTCCGTGATTCTTATCGCTTGAATGAAAGAACGAGAAAAGTGCACGCACATTCTTCCACGCAGATTCCTTCTTGGGCAAAGAACGAATCGTTTGAGATTCAGGAGGATGAAGACGAAATGGATGTTCATCTCGTAAAGGATCACGATACCGAGAGTCGTCATTGGGCCGATCGAACAGCTGGCGATGGAAACTCGGAGAATCCACCGGACGAGGATGACTTTAGTGATTTCGATGAATTCAGTAGTCATTCCGAGGACAATAATAATCAAGACGTCGATGCCAACGAAACGAGTGGCAAGTCCGACGCAACGGAGCAATGTAGAGCAATCTATCAATACTCGGCAAATTTAAACGACGAGCTTAGCTTAAGTCCTGGGGACTTGATAACGGTACATCAAAAACAACCAGACGGTTGGTGGATAGGAGAGTGTAGAGGACGAACTGGAATATTTCCAGCCACTTACGTTCAAGTTATTAATTGAACAACTTACGCTTTGCTTCGCCTCCTGACATTCAGGAATTAAACAGTGTTTTTCCTTCCGATTCCgaaggaaagaaagggagagcAGCTGCGAATAGGTATAATGATACATGAAAAATATGTAGATGCAGTTATactgtaaaaaaataaataacaacagaagttattaattatacatatgaaCGAACTACCAAAGTATGATTGAAATTAAAAGTGACTCTCCTAGAAAAAGTCAAATTTCACTGTACAAAGAAGCATTTTTTATCTTTGATATCGAGTCGCATTGCTCGCGATAGTAATTACTGAACAATACGAAATACGACGCACCGAAACGCACTATCTACTACAGATAGTCCACGAAAATATTTGTCAAACGTGTTTTGTACGCGTTCGATACCAATTTCAAACGACAAGTTACTAAATGCATATTTGTTTGCGTCAATAAAGTGCCAATGAtagcatatacatacatatagaaaCTATACGGGACGGACAAGATCAGTCGAGGATAAAGTTAATACTTtcgttacaatgtaataaattgtaatcAGGAAAAGGAAAGGAGTTTGTACAACGAAGTAATACCTTTTTGTTTGTATAACTTGTGCatcgtaatttataattaagttGTAATATTAACATAAGCATAAACATGATTCAAGTCATTTTCATAGAAAGTAAATGTTGTTTCTTCCTTAAAAAATCAAAGACTGTTTATTCACGCAGCATTCACGCATGAAATTAAATAGCGTGACATgtatataatttgtttaattttcgaaattccATTGTAAATAGTACTTAGCTGCATTTAATAACTTAAGTGTTTTATGtaactgaaattttaattaaagttcgtttatttatcagctaataatacatttttcttaaCTCACTTATACATCTTAATCACAAAGTTCGTCTGCGTAATCCCTCTCCAATTGTACTATTACTTCATTGATTATACGAGTACCGTTAACTACAACATTAAAATGTTTGTCACTATAACCGACATATGACacgtttatatttgtatattttattgcgGAGTAAGTATGTGGTATCTGTACATAGCtaccatatatgtatatctaattttattatacatataatagatCTATCTTACCGCAAAAGGGTGGAATGTTGGAAGTTGCGACAAAGAATGTTCCTCGTTGAGGATAATTTATCGCGTTTATGCCCATTTCGGCACAAACAGTTTTATCGCACGGTTCTGTTGCTAGTTGTATCAGGTTTCGATACGATAAATCCCAATGATGTGCCCAAAAAGTGCAATTATGCTTAACCTCGGATATCAAAGACTCCGTTAAGTAAACGTACGAGCGTCCATGGCTGCATATAGATTTGTTAATTGCTAAAatcaatttgatattttatctgAGGAAAAAAGCTTATAGCAATAAGCTTTTTTTAAACTGATAATAAGAAACTCCTTTAAACGTATTTAGCGAATACCTACCTCGAAGAGGAATtggtaaatattcaaaatacgaagaatcgatttttaagCAGCCAGGCTGGCTTCTGCCACCGTTAGGATAGAAATCAACATGACCTAATACAAATTGTTCGTCCGTTCGTTCATTCTCGCAGTAGCATAAAACACGGTGTATACACAATGTATGTACAAATATCAAACCTATCGGTTCCGGTAAACCTAATCCGATCTCCGAAAGTAATTTCCCATTAGTATGGATAATATCGACGAATGGTGCATCGGATTTGTGAAGTTTCATCGTAGAATGTACATTCTTGAAACAAGGTTGTGCAGGATCCAATCCTGTTATTCTCTGGACTTCCCACTTACTTCGCCTTTTTTTCAGTTCTTTCGCAGCAAACCCGCAAATATGTGCTCCAAGACTATGGCCTACTAAATGCAATGGTCCCCAATTACTGTTGTCGGAATTACCTTGTGTACTTGTTGTTGCATTCTCTACATGTTCTAGAAATCTTTACAAGACAATAAGCTCCATGAGCTTGTGCGGTTAACACCTATACAAATAGGTACGTAAAGCAGACCTTGCAATTTGATATCCTATTACTTTTGTGTTAACTGCCGCTTTGTAATAATTCCAAGTATTGCCTCCGGCACTCCAATCTACAATTACAACATTAACGTCGTTCTAAAACATATTAgagaataaacaaaattattgttTGAATTACCGACGATAAAAGATTAGAAAGTTAACGTTGCTAACATCTATTACAACATCCATTACTTTCTAAGGCAAAAAAAATTCCGTTCGTCTTTTAAAATGTACTTCAACGTGtatggaaaagaaagaaaaaaagaaaaattgtaatctacccattgaagaAATGCTTTTTCCATTTCATTGATCCACGATTGTTGACCATGCGATAAGAATCCGTGAACTATCACGATCGTTCTTCGTTCGATTTGAAAATCTGTCCACTCCAAGCCAAATTGTTTACCGATAAGTACCTGAACGCGTCGTGGTTGTTTtctcgaagaaaggaaaaattgaACATCCAAAGCATTTCCACTCGAATTACTCATAAAAAACCATTCTAAAATCGCAGCTACTCTTTTTCCTAAACCAAAACAATCCACTTGATCTGATTGGGAATTTTTTCGATAGTCAATAAAACTCGAGGAATTCGAGAGTGTATAGATGAAAGCCGTCAAATTGCTATTATGAAAACTCGATGAATTGTTATCAATACGATCTCCACTTGTatctatttttacattttcttccaAAATGTGATCCTGCATGGCAGAAATCGCAGGCAATCTGATGAACAGTAATGCAATCCACATCATTTTCATTACTGAATTTCTGATCGTAATGGAACATGTCTATATATCCACGTATATACGTCTATGTACAACCAAAAAAATTGAAGTCATGACCTAACGATAACGTAGCTTACATTGCTAATTTCAAGTAAACTAACACTTCAAAATACGTAATTGTGAAAACATCCTTACGTCTTTTCGACATTATAGACGTTATATTtcaatcgaagaaaaatattccgttaatatttttttaaaataataagctaatttttcttatttttatttccactgTTAATTTAATGAAGCTTCTTTTTTTACTAATATatcttcgatacattaaaataataaagatttaaaaaaattctcaagtttataatattcttattacaTTGAAAGTATTAATACGAAGGAGGAATATTAATGTGAAAATGACAcaagataatttttataatttcgttaaaaacaaaaaaatattaaattttaaatgtatcCCTATTAAAAGAAGTATTTAATTCGTGCCTTCTTAAACTATTATTTAGATGTGTAAATTTATAAACACCACCATTTATTACATATCATTTGTACATGATCCAATGAATCACGCAGCGTTGCATTATTTGCTATTTTCATTAGCGTCGAGAATGAGAAGATAATACGTTctaaaaaatattgcaatttatatattcaatttttgcttcttcctttttcgtgtcttttctcttttcctcttctggaaaaataacgaaataaaacgttaatatttgaatataaatgCACAAAATGAACGATATACATTTCCTTACCATTGTTTGTTCAAAGTTTACTTGGTTGGATACGTTTGTACTACCTCCTTGAAAAGTACTAAAATCTACGACTTTATAGTCGAATGTTTTTGATGGCATCATacctttctttttcaattcCTTAATTATACaatccttttctcctttttttcttgtgCTACGGACACGttcaatttatcgataattcttaccttacgaaattttatatattttaagcaTTCATAAACgttatgatattaaaatttcaagatgCTTAGCTTAAAACATAGAACTGAGTAATACgaccaaaaataaaataacaaatttttgaatataCCTACCGTAACGGATTAATAGTTTCATTACTCGATGCTGGTTTCCGACTTTTTGTAATACTTTCTGGTACATTTTGCTCTTCGCTTAAAAGTTCAATTTCATCCGATTCTTGTTTCGCATATTGAGTAGTTTTGGTTTCTAACATTGGAGTTGGGTTTGATAAATCATCTTTAATTTTTTTGTCTTGTACTTCATCTTGTTTGTTAATATTTGAATCTCGTTTTCTTTTACGACCCGACATTTGACTCAGCGGAGTTTGAGATGGTTTTTTTGGTAAAACTGACACACTTCCTTCTGTCGCCATTTGAGAAACACGTTTAAAGTGTTCGTAAATTCTGTTTTTACTCTCTGCTATTTCATCTtctttactttttacttcattCAAacgattttcttcttcttgtctTAGCTTTTCTCTTTCCTGTGCTTCTTGTTCCGCTATCATAGG is drawn from Bombus terrestris chromosome 12, iyBomTerr1.2, whole genome shotgun sequence and contains these coding sequences:
- the LOC100643213 gene encoding nostrin isoform X3, which encodes MSTSSLFYKDKYAGGQGGFEDVRRYVKQGGDFCKELASILHERAELEATYAKGLSKLSNKLTKACAKDQGGNGSGGVNEAWRCVGEEMEAAAEAHRIWGITLSEQLAKPIRVGVAEAQGRSRKSIENSVDKAGKSLHEWRNIAIKSKKQSFACARENERLQDLARLQSISQSQQSNNKSSTHHMTEKEVSKLEARRRKAEDSSRRADTEFYTVSVRAERARLEYESTMRKGAKQMELLEEERLSALKDLANVYLAHLQALAPRLQQSADRLAAPIRNCNVSQDIEILKNLIRRVESNDGCNAEQLLPDFYAEHVTLAMNRERRKQALVRVLHLIRQDLERERRGREGLETLHRAFIATPAFAADESTQNVTEKLHHMRSMLLYLEAARYKVGGTLAEVEGSKRDKHPLAEHILVSRDKQGLQQSVLKIPSWAKNESFEIQEDEDEMDVHLVKDHDTESRHWADRTAGDGNSENPPDEDDFSDFDEFSSHSEDNNNQDVDANETSGKSDATEQCRAIYQYSANLNDELSLSPGDLITVHQKQPDGWWIGECRGRTGIFPATYVQVIN
- the LOC100643213 gene encoding nostrin isoform X2, producing the protein MRNEVAFYRRFFGGPALTIASYSEKGGQGGFEDVRRYVKQGGDFCKELASILHERAELEATYAKGLSKLSNKLTKACAKDQGGNGSGGVNEAWRCVGEEMEAAAEAHRIWGITLSEQLAKPIRVGVAEAQGRSRKSIENSVDKAGKSLHEWRNIAIKSKKQSFACARENERLQDLARLQSISQSQQSNNKSSTHHMTEKEVSKLEARRRKAEDSSRRADTEFYTVSVRAERARLEYESTMRKGAKQMELLEEERLSALKDLANVYLAHLQALAPRLQQSADRLAAPIRNCNVSQDIEILKNLIRRVESNDGCNAEQLLPDFYAEHVTLAMNRERRKQALVRVLHLIRQDLERERRGREGLETLHRAFIATPAFAADESTQNVTEKLHHMRSMLLYLEAARYKVGGTLAEVEGSKRDKHPLAEHILVSRDKQGLQQSVLKIPSWAKNESFEIQEDEDEMDVHLVKDHDTESRHWADRTAGDGNSENPPDEDDFSDFDEFSSHSEDNNNQDVDANETSGKSDATEQCRAIYQYSANLNDELSLSPGDLITVHQKQPDGWWIGECRGRTGIFPATYVQVIN
- the LOC100643213 gene encoding uncharacterized protein LOC100643213 isoform X1 → MEEARHAWATLKSVRKLTSLNGNGNGNDNGNGVNGNSTTVWYDIPAPVIIHCCQELPDASKLDRVEPIEERTSVATANEESTTDTRDNKGPEKRGDEKDGENRHRNTVELTAVTSVKTDDDGVPKISFSFLHSNDKPRTAVVERATVTGETTTKWTTATVTTNKNDEDTSTRDELYDFPRNSYVHDEIESEKAVESERESEVAKDDEEIRGTSPAKFHGESAEIRNEIDHRNVTDSQDSKESRQEVTSAEKASDPTIAINVANSEGKTDPCDPANRRKRHCDGSKAQSDGYDASVPATGFSYSDVECSNDSLSNAVARREERYPKKHRLGKAWEKMRNWLRDETSRINEVVNKHARLQAVGALSEESCTVTVPNGNSASYDLTKAKTPELGSITRVEEFGLSSVSQERLKSSSSSPETVIVSSKTNVALHRAPTKTTGLGKMIATSDNVLNEKSEPSIVPVSFSMDKLCSDTEIDETHDAATAGEIDSRDHARKAGLIKRRMLGSIRGLMASTHLLHSVSIHETEEGGQGGFEDVRRYVKQGGDFCKELASILHERAELEATYAKGLSKLSNKLTKACAKDQGGNGSGGVNEAWRCVGEEMEAAAEAHRIWGITLSEQLAKPIRVGVAEAQGRSRKSIENSVDKAGKSLHEWRNIAIKSKKQSFACARENERLQDLARLQSISQSQQSNNKSSTHHMTEKEVSKLEARRRKAEDSSRRADTEFYTVSVRAERARLEYESTMRKGAKQMELLEEERLSALKDLANVYLAHLQALAPRLQQSADRLAAPIRNCNVSQDIEILKNLIRRVESNDGCNAEQLLPDFYAEHVTLAMNRERRKQALVRVLHLIRQDLERERRGREGLETLHRAFIATPAFAADESTQNVTEKLHHMRSMLLYLEAARYKVGGTLAEVEGSKRDKHPLAEHILVSRDKQGLQQSVLKIPSWAKNESFEIQEDEDEMDVHLVKDHDTESRHWADRTAGDGNSENPPDEDDFSDFDEFSSHSEDNNNQDVDANETSGKSDATEQCRAIYQYSANLNDELSLSPGDLITVHQKQPDGWWIGECRGRTGIFPATYVQVIN
- the LOC105666334 gene encoding pancreatic triacylglycerol lipase isoform X2 — protein: MKMMWIALLFIRLPAISAMQDHILEENVKIDTSGDRIDNNSSSFHNSNLTAFIYTLSNSSSFIDYRKNSQSDQVDCFGLGKRVAAILEWFFMSNSSGNALDVQFFLSSRKQPRRVQVLIGKQFGLEWTDFQIERRTIVIVHGFLSHGQQSWINEMEKAFLQWNDVNVVIVDWSAGGNTWNYYKAAVNTKVIGYQIARFLEHVENATTSTQGNSDNSNWGPLHLVGHSLGAHICGFAAKELKKRRSKWEVQRITGLDPAQPCFKNVHSTMKLHKSDAPFVDIIHTNGKLLSEIGLGLPEPIGHVDFYPNGGRSQPGCLKIDSSYFEYLPIPLRAINKSICSHGRSYVYLTESLISEVKHNCTFWAHHWDLSYRNLIQLATEPCDKTVCAEMGINAINYPQRGTFFVATSNIPPFCVNGTRIINEVIVQLERDYADELCD
- the LOC105666334 gene encoding pancreatic triacylglycerol lipase isoform X1, which gives rise to MKMMWIALLFIRLPAISAMQDHILEENVKIDTSGDRIDNNSSSFHNSNLTAFIYTLSNSSSFIDYRKNSQSDQVDCFGLGKRVAAILEWFFMSNSSGNALDVQFFLSSRKQPRRVQVLIGKQFGLEWTDFQIERRTIVIVHGFLSHGQQSWINEMEKAFLQWNDVNVVIVDWSAGGNTWNYYKAAVNTKVIGYQIARFLEHVENATTSTQGNSDNSNWGPLHLVGHSLGAHICGFAAKELKKRRSKWEVQRITGLDPAQPCFKNVHSTMKLHKSDAPFVDIIHTNGKLLSEIGLGLPEPIGLIFVHTLCIHRVLCYCENERTDEQFVLGHVDFYPNGGRSQPGCLKIDSSYFEYLPIPLRAINKSICSHGRSYVYLTESLISEVKHNCTFWAHHWDLSYRNLIQLATEPCDKTVCAEMGINAINYPQRGTFFVATSNIPPFCVNGTRIINEVIVQLERDYADELCD